The following nucleotide sequence is from Pseudomonadota bacterium.
TAAGTTCTTTTGGCATGACTTTAGGTTAACGTATGATCATGTAGCTTGCATAACCGGGGCCGTGTCATGACCAACAAAACCATCCGCTTGAGCGACGCGCTCTATGCCTATCTGCTCTCCGTCTCCTCCCGGGAACCCGAGGTTCTTGAGCGCTTACGCGTGGAGACGGCGTCATACCCGGAAGCCAACATGCAGATCGCCCCCGAGCAGGGGCAGTTCGTGACACTGTTGGTGCGTTTACTTGGCGTTAAAAAGGCCATCGAGATCGGCGTCTTCACGGGTTACAGCTCACTTTGCGTGGCCCTCGGTTTACCGCCTGATGGACAGCTTATTGCCTGTGACGTCAACCCGCAATGGACCTCCGTCGCCGAGCGCTACTGGCGCGAGGCGGGGATCGCCGGCAAGATCGAATTACGCCTGGCACCCGCTGTCGAGACTCTGCAACAACTCCTGGCTGAGGGCGCCGCGGGCACCTTCGATTACGCCTTCATCGACGCGGATAAAGAATC
It contains:
- a CDS encoding class I SAM-dependent methyltransferase — protein: MTNKTIRLSDALYAYLLSVSSREPEVLERLRVETASYPEANMQIAPEQGQFVTLLVRLLGVKKAIEIGVFTGYSSLCVALGLPPDGQLIACDVNPQWTSVAERYWREAGIAGKIELRLAPAVETLQQLLAEGAAGTFDYAFIDADKESYIDYYELSLRLLRPGGLILVDNVLWGGRVADPGAQDPATEAIRRFNLHLKEDSRVDLSMIPVADGLTLARKR